The genome window CGAGGCGCTGGACCAGATGGCCAAGGACGTCGGCGAGCACTCGATCATCTCGCGCGCCGGCGGCGCGCCGACCCTGGCGGTGGGCATGGCCCACATCCTGTCGAACGTGATCGGCGGCCAGGCCATGATGGCCTTCTGGTACCACTTCGCGATCCTGTTCGAGGCGCTGTTCATCCTGACCGCCGTGGACGCGGGCACCCGCGCCGGCCGCTTCATGCTGCAAGACCTGCTGGGCGCCTTCGCCCCGGCCCTGAAGCGCACCGAATCGCTGCCGGCCAACCTGCTGGCGACCGGCCTGTGCGTGGCCGCCTGGGGTTACTTCCTGTACCAGGGCGTGGTCGATCCGCTGGGCGGCATCAACACCCTGTGGCCGCTGTTCGGCATCGCCAACCAGATGCTGGCCGGTATCGCGCTGATGCTGGGCACCTGCGTGCTGTTCAAGATGAAGCGCGCCAAGTACGCCTGGGTCACGATCGTGCCGACCCTGTGGCTGCTGGCCTGCACCCTGACCGCCGGCTGGCAGAAGATCTTCGACGCCAACCCGAAGGTCGGCTTCATCGCCCACGCCAACAAGTTCCAGGCCGCGCATGATGCCGGCGAGGTGCTGGCGCCGGCCAAGACCGTGGAGCAGATGGAGCGCATCATCTTCAACGACTACGTGGATGCGACCCTGGCGGGCTTCTTCATGTTCGTGGTGCTGGCGGTGCTGGTGTACGGCGTGCGCACGGTGCTGGCGGCGCGCAACGCGAACGCGCCGACCGCGAAGGAAACCCCGTACGTGGCGATGTCCGCCCCGCAGGTGCAGTGATGTTCGGCTCGCTCGCACAGGCCGGCAAGTATCTCGGGCAGAGTCTGCGCCTGATGGTCGGCCTGCCGGAGTACGACACCTACCTGGCCCACATGGAACGTACCCATCCGGACCAGACGCCGATGAGCTACGAGGAGTTCTTCCGTGAGCGCCAGGACGCACGGTATGGCGGCAAGCGGGCGACCTGCTGCTGATGCTTGATGAAGGGGACGCGAAAGCGTCCCCTTCTGTTTTTGACGTCGCATGCGTCATCTCCGCGGCCCCTGCCCACCACCTCACCCACTACCGGCCTGCGGCCCTCAAACGTCATTCCGGCGAAGGCCGGAATCCAAGTTTCTCCGCAAACCACTTCGTTCGCCATATCCAATACGCACGCAAACTTGGATCCCGGCCTTCGCCGGGATGACGGTTCAACGCTGCGGGCCCTAGTGAGGCTTGGATCCCGGCCTCGCCGGGATGACGTGCTGAAGCCGCAGGGCATGAGGAGGCCTGGCGCTCTTCCCGCTGCGTCGTGCCCAAGGCCTCACCAATTACTAGCCTGCGGCTCAAAAACGTCATTCCGGCGAAGGCCGGAATCCAAGTTTCTCCGCAGACCACTTCGTTCGCCATATCCGACATGCGCGCAAACTTGGATCCCGGCCTTCGCCGGGATGACGTGCGGTAGCCGCAGGGCATGAAGAGGCCTGGCGCCCTTCCCGCTGCGTCGTGCCCAAGGCCTCACCAACTACGAGCCTGCGGCTCTAAAAGGTCATTCCGGCGAAGACCGGAATCCAAATTTCGCCGGGATGACGGTTTATGGCTGCTGCAGAAGTGAGGCAGCCCTTCCCGCTTTGACTCTGCGCAAAATCCCCCTTGCCCCTTGAACGTATATTTTTTTCTTGCGGGAATTTGCATTCCGCAAAGGAGGACCCGCCGCGCCCGTGGCGGGTCCACTTCGCCCTCGCCTGCGGGAACCGCAATGCCGAACTTCGAGCGCTCCAGCCTGAACCGGAAGCTGACCATGATCTCGCTGCTGTCGACGGCGACCGCGCTGCTGTTCGTGTTCGCCGCCTTCGCCGTGAGCTCGGTGATCAACCACCGCAAGGACGAGGCCATGCAACTGGCCTCCTTCGCGCGCGTCATCGGCGCGGCCAGCGCCAACGCCCTGCTGCTGGTCGACCGTCCCCAGGCCAACGCCACCCTGGCCGCCCTCGAGGCCCAGCGCAGCATCTCCAGCGCGGTGCTCTACGACCGCCTCGGCCAGCCCCTGGCCCGCTACCTCGCCAAAGACCGCGACGAACACGCCCTCGCCCCCCTCGACGGCCTGGACGCCGAATCCCTGGCCGACGCCAACCGCAAAGGCCGCGCCCTGTGGTCGCGCCACATGCGGGTCTACCACGCGGTGCGCAGCGGCGAGCTGGCGGTCGGCGTGGTGATGATCGAATCCGACCTGCTGCCGATGTGGCTCGACATCCTCGCCAGCCTGTCGGTGATCGGCCTGGCCATGGCGGCCTCGATGCCGGTGGCCCTGATCCTGGCCGGCCGCTTCAAGCGCAACATCCTGGAACCGGTCACCAAGCTGATCCAGGCCGCCCAGAAGGTGTCCACCAGCCAGAACTACAGCCTGCGCATCAGCCACAAGCGCAGCGACGAACTGGGCACCCTGATCGACAGCTTCAACACCATGATGGCCCAGATCCAGGACCGCGGCGCCGCCCTGCTGCACCACCGCGACGAGCTGGAACGCCAGGTCGGCGTGCGCACCGAGCAGCTGGAAAAAGCCAAGAACGCGGCCGAGGCGGCGAGCCGCGCCAAGAGCGCCTTCCTGGCCACCATGAGCCACGAGATCCGCACCCCGATGAACGGCGTGCTGGGCATGACCGAGATGCTGCTCGCCACCGAACTGACCGAGACCCAGCGCAACTACACCACCCTGGTCAAGCGCTCCGGCGAGCACCTGCTGGTGATCATCAACGACATCCTCGACTTCTCCAAGATCGAGGCCGGCAAGCTGACCATCGAGTACATCAACTTCAACCTCTGGGACCTGCTGGACGACATCCACAACGTCTACACCCCGCAGGCCGCAGCCAAGGGCATCGGCTTCGATTTCGACATCGCCAACGACATCCCGGTGGCGATCTGCGGCGACCCGAACCGGCTGCGCCAGATCATGGCCAACCTGCTGGGCAACGCGATCAAGTTCACCGACCAGGGCCGCATCCTGGCGCGGGTGCGCATGGCCGGCGAAGACGCGCAATCGGCCATGCTGCGCTTCGAGGTACACGACACCGGCATCGGTATCTCGCGCGAGGCCCGCGCGCGCATCTTCAACGCGTTTTCCCAGGCCGACGATTCGACCACCCGCAAGTACGGCGGCACCGGCCTGGGGCTGGCGATCTCCAAGCAGCTGGTGGAACTGATGGGCGGCGCGATCGGGGTCGACAACGCGCCCGAGCGCGGCTCGATCTTCTGGTTCACGGTCAGCTTCGACAAGCGCCGCGTCGACCCCGACGCGCCCGACGCCCCGGGCCGCCAGCAGCACAGCCTGGAGGGCCTGCGTTTGCTGGTCATCGACGAGAACGACCTGACCCGCGAGGAGCTGGTGCACCAGCTCGAAGCCTGGCGCGCCACCTGCGACGGCGCCGCCAGCGCAGCCGCCGGCTACGAGCGCCTGCTGGGCGCGGCGCGCCTCGGGCGTCCTTACGACGCGGCGGTGCTGGACATGGAACTGACCCAGACCAGCGGCCTGGCCCTGGCCGCCTCGATCCGCGCCGAGCCGGCGGCCCGCCACACCCACCTGGTGCTGCTCAGCCCCGAGCGCCTGGCCGCCGATCCAGTGCAGCGGCGCGAGGCTGGCGTGGCCTACCAGCTGGTCAAGCCGGCGCGCGCGGCCGATCTCTACGCCTGCCTGGCGATGCGCGCGGCCCGCCTTCACGGCCAGACGATCGAGACCCCGGCCCGGCCCGGCGCCGCCCTGCCGGCCGCGAGCCAGCCCGCCGCGGACGGCCGCGCGCCGCCCGGCCGGCGCGCCCGGCGCGTGCTGCTGGCCGAGGACAACCCGGTGAACGTCGAAGTGGCCAAGGCCATGCTCGAAAGCCTGGGGCTGGAGACCCACTGCGCGCGCAACGGCGAGGAAGCCTTCAACGCGGTGCGCGAAGGCGGCTGGGACGCGGTGCTGATGGATTGCCAGATGCCGGTGATGGACGGCTTCGCCGCCACCAGCGCGATCCGCCGCCACGAGCGCGAAGCCGGGCGCGCCCGCACCCTGCCGGTCATCGCGATCACCGCCAACGCCCTGCAGGGCGACCGCGAAGCCTGCCTGGCGGCCGGGATGGACGATTACCTCTCGAAGCCCTTCACCCAGCAGCAGCTGGCGGCCGTGATCGCGCGCTGGGTGGCGCTGCCGCTGAGCGCCAGCCGCCACCACGACGATCCCCTGCCGGCGCAGCCGCCGCGCCCGGCCCCGCTGGCCGCCTTCGCGGCGGCGCCGGCGCCGACGCCGCCGCGGCCGCCCGTCCAAGCCGCGCGCCAGGACCCGGTCGACATGGCGGCCCTGGAGAACATCCGCGCCCTCAGCCGCGAGGGCGGCGACGCCCTGGTCAACAAGGTGGTGGCGGCCTACATCAGCGACTCCCCGCGCCAGCTGGCCGCGCTGCGCCAGGCGATCAAGGGCGGCGACGCCGACGCCCTGCGCCGCGTCGCCCACAGCCTCAAGTCGGCCAGCGCCAACGTCGGCGCCAGCCGCGTGGCGGCGCTGTGCCGCGACCTCGAACAGATCGGCCGCGCCGGCGGCGTCGACGGCGCGGCCCCGCTCTTCGCTGACATGGAGCGGGACTACCTCTCGGTGCGCCAGTCGCTTCACGCCCTCCTAGAAAAGGAAACCTAGCATGCCAGCCTCTTCCCAATCCCAGCGCGGGACGGTCCTGGTCGCCGACGACGATCCGGTGATGCGTCTGCTGATGCTCGAGATGCTGGCCCAGGTCGGGCTGGACGCGATCGAGGCGGCCGACGGCCGCGAGGCCGTCCAACTGGCGCGCAGCCGGCAGCCCGACCTGATCCTGATGGACGTCGACATGCCGCACATGGACGGCTTCAGCGCCTGCGCCGAGATCCGCAAGGCCGAGCGCGACGGCGTCTCGGTGCCGATCGTGATGGTCACCGGCGGCGACGACGTGGAAGCCGTCACCCACGCCTACGAGGCCGGCGCCACCGATTTCGTGTCCAAGCCGATCAACTGGCCCATCCTCGGGCACCGCGTGCTCTATGTGCTGCGCGCCAGCGACGCCATCGCCCGCCTGCGCATCGCCGACGCCCAGAACCGCGCCGTGCTGGCGGCCATTCCCGACACCTTCTTCCGCATGAACGCGGATGGCTTCTACCTCGATTATGAGCCCGGCCAGGAACGCAGTGGACGGGGCCGGCCGGCACCCGGCAGCCATGACCGCAACTACGTCGGCCGCCACGTCGGCGACGTGCTGCCCGAGGACATCGCGGCGCGCATGCTGGAGCAGATGAAGGCGGTGCTGGCCACCCAGCAGGTGCGCTCGGTCGAGTACGAACTGCTCGACTGCGGCGAAGTCCACCACTTCGAGGCGCGCCTGGTGGCCACCAGCGCCTCGCAGGTGCTGGGCCTGGTGCGCGACATCAGCGAACGCAAGCGCGCCGAAGAGCAGATCCGGCGCCTGGCCTATTGCGACAGCCTGACCGGCATCCCCAATCGCCAGGCCTTCCTCGAGACCCTGGAGCGCGAGCTGCAGCGCTCCAAGATCGGCAACAAGAAGTTCGCCGTGCTGTTCATGGACCTGGACGCCTTCAAGCGCATCAACGACACCCTGGGCCACAACGCCGGCGACCAGCTGCTCAAGATGGTGTCCGACCGCCTGCGCGACACCACCCGCCCGAGCGACCTGGTCTCGCGCGGCGACGGCTCGGCCGAACGCGCCACCAACCTGGCGCGCCTGGGCGGCGACGAGTTCACCATCCTGATC of Massilia sp. KIM contains these proteins:
- a CDS encoding YbdD/YjiX family protein, which translates into the protein MFGSLAQAGKYLGQSLRLMVGLPEYDTYLAHMERTHPDQTPMSYEEFFRERQDARYGGKRATCC
- a CDS encoding response regulator, whose translation is MPNFERSSLNRKLTMISLLSTATALLFVFAAFAVSSVINHRKDEAMQLASFARVIGAASANALLLVDRPQANATLAALEAQRSISSAVLYDRLGQPLARYLAKDRDEHALAPLDGLDAESLADANRKGRALWSRHMRVYHAVRSGELAVGVVMIESDLLPMWLDILASLSVIGLAMAASMPVALILAGRFKRNILEPVTKLIQAAQKVSTSQNYSLRISHKRSDELGTLIDSFNTMMAQIQDRGAALLHHRDELERQVGVRTEQLEKAKNAAEAASRAKSAFLATMSHEIRTPMNGVLGMTEMLLATELTETQRNYTTLVKRSGEHLLVIINDILDFSKIEAGKLTIEYINFNLWDLLDDIHNVYTPQAAAKGIGFDFDIANDIPVAICGDPNRLRQIMANLLGNAIKFTDQGRILARVRMAGEDAQSAMLRFEVHDTGIGISREARARIFNAFSQADDSTTRKYGGTGLGLAISKQLVELMGGAIGVDNAPERGSIFWFTVSFDKRRVDPDAPDAPGRQQHSLEGLRLLVIDENDLTREELVHQLEAWRATCDGAASAAAGYERLLGAARLGRPYDAAVLDMELTQTSGLALAASIRAEPAARHTHLVLLSPERLAADPVQRREAGVAYQLVKPARAADLYACLAMRAARLHGQTIETPARPGAALPAASQPAADGRAPPGRRARRVLLAEDNPVNVEVAKAMLESLGLETHCARNGEEAFNAVREGGWDAVLMDCQMPVMDGFAATSAIRRHEREAGRARTLPVIAITANALQGDREACLAAGMDDYLSKPFTQQQLAAVIARWVALPLSASRHHDDPLPAQPPRPAPLAAFAAAPAPTPPRPPVQAARQDPVDMAALENIRALSREGGDALVNKVVAAYISDSPRQLAALRQAIKGGDADALRRVAHSLKSASANVGASRVAALCRDLEQIGRAGGVDGAAPLFADMERDYLSVRQSLHALLEKET
- a CDS encoding bifunctional diguanylate cyclase/phosphodiesterase codes for the protein MPASSQSQRGTVLVADDDPVMRLLMLEMLAQVGLDAIEAADGREAVQLARSRQPDLILMDVDMPHMDGFSACAEIRKAERDGVSVPIVMVTGGDDVEAVTHAYEAGATDFVSKPINWPILGHRVLYVLRASDAIARLRIADAQNRAVLAAIPDTFFRMNADGFYLDYEPGQERSGRGRPAPGSHDRNYVGRHVGDVLPEDIAARMLEQMKAVLATQQVRSVEYELLDCGEVHHFEARLVATSASQVLGLVRDISERKRAEEQIRRLAYCDSLTGIPNRQAFLETLERELQRSKIGNKKFAVLFMDLDAFKRINDTLGHNAGDQLLKMVSDRLRDTTRPSDLVSRGDGSAERATNLARLGGDEFTILIPDLERVEHALNVAHRVKEAMRRPFLIEGNEIFVTASIGISLFPEDGDDCGSLLKYADTAMYHAKNCGKNNAKLYSSSLTMQIMSHVKLEVGLRKALQNDELYLLYQPQRDVASGEIVGVEALVRWRHPERGLVPPTEFIPLAEETGLIVPIGEWVLRTACRQARAWQRLTGRTMRMAVNLSAKQFKDENLSQIVLSALHDTGLEPRLLELELTEGTLMDDARATLVTLEQLRGIGVFLSIDDFGTGYSSMNYLKRFDVRALKIDRSFISGLPQDSENAAFTRAIIAMAHGLKMVVVAEGVETGEQLLLLEEYGCDMVQGYYLGHPSNAEAITAMLGSLPLALPAK